From a single Ciconia boyciana chromosome 6, ASM3463844v1, whole genome shotgun sequence genomic region:
- the SAMD4A gene encoding protein Smaug homolog 1 isoform X2 codes for MMFRDQVGVLAGWFKGWNECEQTVALLSLLKRVSRTQARFLQLCLEHSLADCTELHILEGEANNPGIINQWQQESKDKVISLLLTHLPLLKPGNIEAKVEYMKLLPKILAHSIEHNQHIEESRQLLSYALIHPATSLEDRSALAMWLNHLEDRTSGGFGSQSRGRSDSVDYGQTHYYHQRQNSDDKLNGWQNSRDSGISVSASSWQDKNLACENGHLPLYSSSSVPTTINTIGTSTSTILSGQTHHSPLKRSVSLTPPMNVPNQPLGHGWMSHEDLRARGPQCIPSDHAPLSPQSSVASSGSGGSEHLEDQPSARNTFQEEGSGMKDVPAWLKSLRLHKYAALFSQMTYEEMMALTECQLEAQNVTKGARHKIVISIQKLKERQNLLKSLERDILEGGNLRVPLQELHQMILTPIKAYSSQNSSTEEHSRDADSHHPSSLLGSDGQGSDCKDSAAGGMQQHHLPGCEGESGGAPLPEGDLPGQFTRVMGKVCTQLLVSRPDEENISSYLQLIDKCLIHEAFTEIQKKRLLSWKQQVQKLFRSFPRKSLLELSGYRQQRSRGFGQSNSLPTAGSAGAGLGRRNPRQFQIPSRNLPTARLGLLGPSGLLGTPQRSPAASPAILKQGRQNLWFANPGGSNSMPSRSHSSVQRTRSLPVHTSPQTMLMFQQPEFQVPVTEPDINNRLESLCLSMTEHALSGEHSLLLGLFQHVHAASAEPPGPCPTPPKSWDRLWL; via the exons CAACAGGAATCCAAGGATAAAGTGATTTCCCTATTGTTAACCCACCTGCCTTTACTGAAGCCCGGAAACATCGAGGCAAAAGTCGAATACATGAAACTCTTGCCTAAAATCCTGGCCCACTCGATCGAACACAACCAACACATCgaggagagcaggcagctgctctcCTATGCCTTGATACACCCTGCCACCTCCTTAGAGGACAGGAGTGCCCTGGCCATGTGGCTCAACCACCTGGAGGACCGCACGTCGGGTGGCTTCGGCAGCCAGAGCAGAGGTCGGTCGGATTCGGTGGACTACGGGCAGACGCACTACTATCACCAAAGACAAAACTCCGACGACAAACTCAACGGATGGCAAAACTCTCGAGACTCGGGCATAAGCGTCAGCGCTTCCAGCTGGCAGGACAAAAACCTGGCGTGCGAGAACGGCCATCTGCCCCtctactcctcctcctctgtccccacaACCATCAACACCATCGGCACTAGCACAAGCACCA ttctctcaGGCCAGACACACCACAGCCCTTTGAAACGCTCTGTGTCCCTTACCCCACCCATGAATGTGCCAAACCAACCTCTAGGACATGGATGGATGTCTCATGAGGACTTACGAGCTAGAGGACCCCAGTGCATCCCTTCTGATCATGCCCCCCTGTCTCCACAAAGCAGTGTAGCCTCTTCGGGAAGTGGTGGGAGTGAACATTTAGAAGATCAGCCTTCCGCTCGTAACACATTCCAGGAGGAAGGGAGTGGGATGAAAG ATGTCCCAGCCTGGCTGAAGAGCCTCCGGCTGCACAAGTACGCCGCCCTCTTCTCGCAGATGACGTACGAGGAGATGATGGCCCTCACCGAATGCCAGCTCGAGGCACAA AACGTTACCAAAGGCGCAAGACACAAAATAGTCATCAGTATCcaaaagctaaaagaaagacaaaacctGCTCAAATCTTTAGAAAGG GACATCCTGGAAGGTGGCAACTTGCGTGTCCCGCTGCAGGAACTACACCAAATGATCCTCACCCCCATCAAAGCCTACTCTTCCCAAAACTCCAGCACGGAGGAGCACAGCCGGGACGCGGACTCGCATcacccctcctccctgctcgGCTCGGACGGCCAAGGCTCTGACTGCAAGGACTCTGCCGCGGGGGGCATGCAGCAGCACCATTTGCCGGGATGCGAGGGCGAGTCGGGGGGGGCCCCTTTGCCCGAAGGCGACCTGCCCGGACAGTTCACCAGAGTGATGGGGAAAG tatgcACACAACTTTTAGTTTCCCGACCCGACGAAGAGAATATAAGTTCCTATTTACAGCTCATAGACAAATGTCTAATCCACGAG GCGTTTACAGAGATCCAGAAGAAGCGGCTGCTGTCATGGAAACAGCAGGTGCAGAAGCTCTTTCGGTCTTTCCCTCGGAAATCCCTCCTGGAGCTGTCAGGCTATCGGCAGCAGAGGAG CCGAGGCTTTGGCCAGTCGAACTCCTTACCGACAGCCGGAtctgcaggggcagggctgggccgGCGAAACCCCCGCCAGTTCCAGATCCCCTCCCGCAACCTCCCCACCGcccggctggggctgctgggcccCAGTGGGCTGCTGGGCAccccccagcgcagccccgccgccagccccgccaTCCTCAAGCAAGGCAGACAG AACCTCTGGTTTGCCAACCCCGGGGGCAGCAACAGTATGCCCAGCCGGAGCCACAGCTCGGTGCAAAGGACGCGCTCGCTGCCGGTCCACACCTCCCCGCAGACCATGCTGATGTTTCAGCAGCCAG AGTTCCAGGTGCCGGTGACTGAACCTGACATCAACAACAGGCTGGAGTCCCTGTGCCTGAGCATGACGGAGCACGCGCTCAGCGGTGAGCACTCCCTCCTCCTCGGGCTCTTCCAGCACGTCCACGCCGCCTCCGCtgagccccccggcccctgccccacGCCCCCCAAAAGCTGGGACAGGCTGTGGCTGTGA
- the SAMD4A gene encoding protein Smaug homolog 1 isoform X1: MMFRDQVGVLAGWFKGWNECEQTVALLSLLKRVSRTQARFLQLCLEHSLADCTELHILEGEANNPGIINQWQQESKDKVISLLLTHLPLLKPGNIEAKVEYMKLLPKILAHSIEHNQHIEESRQLLSYALIHPATSLEDRSALAMWLNHLEDRTSGGFGSQSRGRSDSVDYGQTHYYHQRQNSDDKLNGWQNSRDSGISVSASSWQDKNLACENGHLPLYSSSSVPTTINTIGTSTSTILSGQTHHSPLKRSVSLTPPMNVPNQPLGHGWMSHEDLRARGPQCIPSDHAPLSPQSSVASSGSGGSEHLEDQPSARNTFQEEGSGMKDVPAWLKSLRLHKYAALFSQMTYEEMMALTECQLEAQNVTKGARHKIVISIQKLKERQNLLKSLERDILEGGNLRVPLQELHQMILTPIKAYSSQNSSTEEHSRDADSHHPSSLLGSDGQGSDCKDSAAGGMQQHHLPGCEGESGGAPLPEGDLPGQFTRVMGKVCTQLLVSRPDEENISSYLQLIDKCLIHEAFTEIQKKRLLSWKQQVQKLFRSFPRKSLLELSGYRQQRSRGFGQSNSLPTAGSAGAGLGRRNPRQFQIPSRNLPTARLGLLGPSGLLGTPQRSPAASPAILKQGRQNLWFANPGGSNSMPSRSHSSVQRTRSLPVHTSPQTMLMFQQPEFQVPVTEPDINNRLESLCLSMTEHALSGTNDDSPATGRARPPALPRPSRITSSGLAPGNPWTASSG; this comes from the exons CAACAGGAATCCAAGGATAAAGTGATTTCCCTATTGTTAACCCACCTGCCTTTACTGAAGCCCGGAAACATCGAGGCAAAAGTCGAATACATGAAACTCTTGCCTAAAATCCTGGCCCACTCGATCGAACACAACCAACACATCgaggagagcaggcagctgctctcCTATGCCTTGATACACCCTGCCACCTCCTTAGAGGACAGGAGTGCCCTGGCCATGTGGCTCAACCACCTGGAGGACCGCACGTCGGGTGGCTTCGGCAGCCAGAGCAGAGGTCGGTCGGATTCGGTGGACTACGGGCAGACGCACTACTATCACCAAAGACAAAACTCCGACGACAAACTCAACGGATGGCAAAACTCTCGAGACTCGGGCATAAGCGTCAGCGCTTCCAGCTGGCAGGACAAAAACCTGGCGTGCGAGAACGGCCATCTGCCCCtctactcctcctcctctgtccccacaACCATCAACACCATCGGCACTAGCACAAGCACCA ttctctcaGGCCAGACACACCACAGCCCTTTGAAACGCTCTGTGTCCCTTACCCCACCCATGAATGTGCCAAACCAACCTCTAGGACATGGATGGATGTCTCATGAGGACTTACGAGCTAGAGGACCCCAGTGCATCCCTTCTGATCATGCCCCCCTGTCTCCACAAAGCAGTGTAGCCTCTTCGGGAAGTGGTGGGAGTGAACATTTAGAAGATCAGCCTTCCGCTCGTAACACATTCCAGGAGGAAGGGAGTGGGATGAAAG ATGTCCCAGCCTGGCTGAAGAGCCTCCGGCTGCACAAGTACGCCGCCCTCTTCTCGCAGATGACGTACGAGGAGATGATGGCCCTCACCGAATGCCAGCTCGAGGCACAA AACGTTACCAAAGGCGCAAGACACAAAATAGTCATCAGTATCcaaaagctaaaagaaagacaaaacctGCTCAAATCTTTAGAAAGG GACATCCTGGAAGGTGGCAACTTGCGTGTCCCGCTGCAGGAACTACACCAAATGATCCTCACCCCCATCAAAGCCTACTCTTCCCAAAACTCCAGCACGGAGGAGCACAGCCGGGACGCGGACTCGCATcacccctcctccctgctcgGCTCGGACGGCCAAGGCTCTGACTGCAAGGACTCTGCCGCGGGGGGCATGCAGCAGCACCATTTGCCGGGATGCGAGGGCGAGTCGGGGGGGGCCCCTTTGCCCGAAGGCGACCTGCCCGGACAGTTCACCAGAGTGATGGGGAAAG tatgcACACAACTTTTAGTTTCCCGACCCGACGAAGAGAATATAAGTTCCTATTTACAGCTCATAGACAAATGTCTAATCCACGAG GCGTTTACAGAGATCCAGAAGAAGCGGCTGCTGTCATGGAAACAGCAGGTGCAGAAGCTCTTTCGGTCTTTCCCTCGGAAATCCCTCCTGGAGCTGTCAGGCTATCGGCAGCAGAGGAG CCGAGGCTTTGGCCAGTCGAACTCCTTACCGACAGCCGGAtctgcaggggcagggctgggccgGCGAAACCCCCGCCAGTTCCAGATCCCCTCCCGCAACCTCCCCACCGcccggctggggctgctgggcccCAGTGGGCTGCTGGGCAccccccagcgcagccccgccgccagccccgccaTCCTCAAGCAAGGCAGACAG AACCTCTGGTTTGCCAACCCCGGGGGCAGCAACAGTATGCCCAGCCGGAGCCACAGCTCGGTGCAAAGGACGCGCTCGCTGCCGGTCCACACCTCCCCGCAGACCATGCTGATGTTTCAGCAGCCAG AGTTCCAGGTGCCGGTGACTGAACCTGACATCAACAACAGGCTGGAGTCCCTGTGCCTGAGCATGACGGAGCACGCGCTCAGCG GCACGAACGATGACTCCCCGGCGACGGGACGAGCGCGGCCGCCTGCATTGCCCAGACCCTCCCGAATAACCAGCTCGGGTCTCGCCCCCGGCAATCCCTGGACTGCGTCGAGCGGTTGA